A portion of the Trachemys scripta elegans isolate TJP31775 chromosome 11, CAS_Tse_1.0, whole genome shotgun sequence genome contains these proteins:
- the LOC117885011 gene encoding mitochondrial chaperone BCS1: MPFSDFVLALKDNPYFGAGFGLVGVGTALALARKGAQFGAVAFRRHYMITLEVPSKDKSYQWLLSWISHYAKHTQHLSVETSYLQHESGRISTKFDFIPSPGNHFIWYQRKWIRIERNREKQMIDLHTGTPWESVTFTALGTKREIFFSILQEARELALRQQEGKTVMYTAMGAEWRPFGFPRRRRPLASVVLEKGISEKIVQDVKEFIENPKWYSERGIPYRRGYLLYGPPGCGKSSFITALAGELEYGICLLSLSDRSLSDDRLNHLLSVAPQQSIILLEDVDAAFVSRDLAVENPTAYQGMGRLTFSGLLNALDGVASTEARIVFMTTNHVDRLDPALVRPGRVDLKQYVGPCSRWQISRMFQRFYPDQPAAAGDKFAEQALRVSEQISAAQVQGHLMLYKADPAGAIENVQSISL, encoded by the exons ATGCCCTTTTCCGACTTTGTCTTAGCGCTGAAGGACAATCCCTACTTCGGGGCTGGCTTTGGCCTGGTAGGGGTGGGCACGGCTCTGGCTTTGGCCCGGAAGGGGGCCCAGTTTGGGGCGGTTGCTTTTCGCCGACACTACATGATCACCCTGGAGGTGCCCAGCAAGGACAAGAGCTACCAGTGGCTGCTGAGTTGGATCTCGCACTATGCCAAGCACACTCAGCACCTGAGCGTGGAGACCTCGTACCTGCAACACGAGAGCGGGCGCATCAGCACCAAGTTCGACTTTATCCCCAGCCCTGGGAACCACTTCATCTG gTATCAGAGGAAGTGGATCCGCATCGAGCGGAACCGAGAGAAGCAAATGATCGACCTGCACACGGGGACCCCCTGGGAGTCAGTGACGTTCACAGCCCTGGGCACCAAGCGGGAGATCTTCTTCAGCATCCTCCAGGAAG ccAGGGAACTGGCTctgaggcagcaggaggggaaGACAGTCATGTACACGGCCATGGGTGCCGAATGGCGGCCGTTTGGCTTCCCACGCCGCCGTCGGCCGCTCGCCTCCGTGGTGCTGGAGAAGGGGATCTCGGAGAAGATCGTGCAGGACGTAAAGGAGTTCATCGAGAACCCCAAGTGGTACAGTGAGAGAG GAATCCCGTACAGGAGGGGCTATTTGCTTTACGGGCCCCCGGGCTGTGGGAAAAGCAGCTTCAT caCGGCCCTGGCCGGAGAGCTGGAGTATGGCATCTGCCTGCTGAGTCTGAGCGACCGCAGCCTCTCCGATGACCGCCTCAACCACCTCCTCAGCGTGGCGCCGCAGCAGAGCATCATCCTCCTGGAGGACGTGGACGCGGCCTTCGTCAGCCGGGACCTCGCTGTGGAGA ACCCAACTGCCTACCAGGGCATGGGACGGCTGACCTTCAGCGGCCTCCTCAACGCGCTGGATGGCGTCGCGTCCACGGAGGCCAGGATCGTCTTCATGACCACCAACCATGTGGACAG GTTGGACCCAGCCCTGGTACGCCCTGGCCGGGTGGATCTGAAGCAGTACGTGGGACCCTGCTCCCGCTGGCAGATTTCCCGCATGTTCCAGCGCTTCTACCCAGACCAGCCGGCGGCTGCCGGGGACAAGTTTGCAGAGCAGGCCCTGCGCGTCTCCGAACAGATCAGCGCCGCCCAGGTGCAGGGCCACCTCATGCTGTATAAAGCAGATCCAGCCGGGGCCATTGAAAACGTGCAGTCGATTTCCCTGTGA
- the ZNF142 gene encoding zinc finger protein 142 — protein sequence MSAEVVTAEPAGGEMDALCPGLLLPTSGEAGTGGSQGTSSDCVAGTSPLTVGQSLLLTDASMAGDGAHAEAAEVEIFVEAVAGNVSLSSPGNTTEVLVKVVELYFCQRCGQSFSDPSLLTQHQCITLAAPQHLELPGELPALPSECRGEPAVCQEPAQSSPGASGQDGDLGSAAERLLCPVCRGEFVLPSELKEHFKTHRSIPGALACPEKVCHFTAADRKQLRGHLRRAHQVSPVSCAYRACPLLFRSCQDMKLHHRSHFPFHCGRCDFVSSNAKLFRQHTQGHSPESRGGREPPAETGRTEATCKCDFAAMGGQVPSKSLRLHCATGEMVEEAESSLDQTSWEAAEEVAGHSVPGGTREASDEGQRLSAEEEDSESTGDESLEEEEAESPYEAEAKGDEKVASKKAKAPRAQQFKGDVAEGSEYLFKTHMCPECKRCFKKRTHLVEHLHLHFPDPSLQCPNCQKYFTSKSKLKIHMMREMGEKTHRCPLCHYSSVEKNALNRHMASMHENISNFYSDVYACPVCQETFRLSQALKDHLKTHKTEPKRLSCFQDDCGYCSEDRKEFIRHLKEAHSIRAVECKYHACSLLFGTAEAMEAHRKTHYAFHCQQCDFVCSNKHIFRKHKKQGHPGSEHLQCGFCPYATFNPVQFHDHVGKMHANEKIHKCTECSFATAHKRVLIRHMLLHTGEKPHKCELCDFTCRDVSYLSKHMLTHSNDKNYMCTECGYVTKWKHYLNVHMRKHTGDLRYQCNQCSYRCHRADQLSSHKLRHQGKSLICEVCGFACKRKYELQKHMQVKHSQNYQMPVFQCQYCSYQTKYKQALLNHENCKHTKQKEFRCALCSYCTFSNTSLFFHKRKAHGYVPGDKDWLENYASKELEISSADVLLNYDISVALRSDSNSSLSGKELWQKSKLSAVEPQQEASQQAFVVPLLDRAAGQLGGSAEMARGLAEEERGPSTDMGPLEDSRAQASCAMAEDSGMLNDAGDAVESCTLHLETLDVSADSVLRLGASEPPAAQPENADALSCKDPAYDVLSSQDALVLEENDNGLEDVPDFEEEPEVQGQERLEGSAGGLACTANAAERHEKDTQRGPEDRCDGQCSDVPSMASDPNAVPETREASMQEAWFSIIKPAEQGHFSAPGDPASPCAEAKAGPPSELVLKALRKQDKEQAETLVLEGRVQMLVVQSESQIFKCETCSYITRKEKSMALHVKAGCQSRKSPLVCRECGASFKQQRGLNTHLLKKCPVILRKNKPLKPAVQEQPGSAGVENGRGGSEDGEASSIPKPPWELDRVPVKASSTSRPFPEAPSVGSPAPSKALEDAAETTVAELPVPGDRAQVEEAKCPSLPEKYRLEQGKLHCNACSFVCSRVSTISSHVEDGCRSLEQFRCSLCSEAFRSRRALKSHQLEKHVKLESSRPAGEEGSARARPLEEGAAPDGPRETRPAGKGKGQPSKAVGVTAARKAARCKRRRFSCPTCPFTCHQERAMKTHKKRGCVKLDEFHCPACPFTSKGANALRLHRRLHRKYRSKRPPLQCRQCDFTCKQARCLRQHVHIKHEGVKPHKCLYCDFSTTRRYRLEAHESLHTGVGRIACSVCSQTFGTNSKLRIHNLRVHEKKPTHFCLLCDYSGYLQNDITRHVNSCHRGELQFSCARCEARFSSETALKQHVLRRHEEKVSHRCPHCSFVCHSEATLKCHAQKQHPHLECGTCKEIFASREALEEHKTLHFSHRCDHCSFAAKERQQLVRHYVESHEPAAAQDRPLKCPFCDFACHHQLVFDHHVKGHGGTRVYKCADCDYTTKNKQKITWHIRIHTGEKPYKCQLCKYACADPSRLKYHMRIHKEERKYLCPDCGYKCKWVNQLKYHMTKHTGLKPYQCDECEYCTNRADALRIHKETRHRDTRSFICEQCGKAFKTRFLLKTHLKKHSEEKPYVCNVCHRGFRWAAGLRHHYLTHTNEHPFFCRYCSYKAKQKFQVIKHIQRHHPDCGPGDLSQGVGKDASTPTLHLHDVQLEPPKPEGEDAVQSSGQG from the exons ATGAGTGCAGAAGTGGTGACTGCAGAGCCCGCCGGAGGAGAGATGGATGCCCTGTGCCCAGGGCTGCTCTTGCCCACCTCGGGAGAGGCAGGAACCGGAGGAAGTCAGGGGACCTCCAGTGACTGCGTGGCAGGGACGTCCCCGCTGACTGTGGGACAGAGCTTGTTGCTGACGGATGCGTCCATGGCTGGGGACGGAGCTCATGCAGAAGCAGCTGAGGTGGAAATATTTGTAGAGGCTGTGGCAGGCAACGTGTCTCTGAGCAGTCCAGGCAACACCACAG aGGTCTTGGTCAAAGTGGTTGAGCTGTATTTCTGCCAGAGGTGCGGCCAGAGCTTCTCTGACCCCAGCCTGCTGACCCAGCACCAGTGCATCACGTTAGCAGCCCCCCAGCACCTGGAGCTTCCGGGGGAGCTGCCGGCCCTGCCCAGCGAATGCAGGGGAGAACCAGCTGTCTGCCAGGAGCCGGCGCAGAGCTCGCCAGGAGCAAGCGGGCAGGACGGGGACCTGGGCTCCGCTGCTGAGCGACTGCTGTGCCCCGTTTGCAGGGGGGAGTTTGTGCTGCCCAGTGAGCTCAAGGAGCATTTTAAGACCCATCGCAGCATCCCGGGGGCCTTGGCCTGCCCTGAAAAAGTCTGCCACTTCACCGCGGCGGACCGCAAGCAGCTGCGTGGGCACCTGCGGCGCGCCCACCAGGTGTCCCCCGTCTCCTGCGCCTACCGCGCCTGCCCGCTCTTGTTCCGGAGCTGCCAGGACATGAAGCTGCATCACAGGAGTCACTTCCCCTTCCACTGCGGCCGCTGTGACTTCGTCAGCTCCAACGCCAAGCTCTTCAGGCAGCACACACAGGGCCACTCGCCGGAGAGCAGGGGGGGCCGCGAGCCCCCCGCCGAGACGGGGCGGACGGAGGCGACCTGCAAGTGCGACTTTGCTGCCATGGGCGGGCAGGTCCCCAGCAAGTCCCTGCGTCTGCACTGCG CTACTGGGGAGAtggtagaggaggcagagagttCCCTAGATCAGAccagctgggaagcagcagaGGAGGTGGCTGGCCACAGCGTCCCTGGTGGCACCAGGGAAGCATCTGACGAGGGTCAGAGACTGTCGGCAGAGGAAGAAGACTCTGAGAGCACAGGTGATGAAtcgctggaggaggaagaggcggaGAGCCCCTATGAGGCAGAAGCCAAAGGAGATGAGAAAGTGGCTTCTAAGAAAGCCAAGGCACCTCGGGCCCAGCAGTTCAAAG GGGATGTAGCGGAGGGCTCCGAATACCTCTTCAAAACCCACATGTGCCCGGAGTGCAAACGGTGCTTCAAGAAGCGGACGCACCTGGTGGAGCACCTGCACCTGCACTTCCCAGACCCCAGCCTGCAGTGCCCCAACTGCCAGAAGTACTTCACCAGCAAGAGCAAGCTGAAAATCCACATGATGCGAGAGATGGGGGAGAAAACTCACCGCTGCCCGCTCTGCCACTACAGCTCGGTGGAGAAGAACGCCCTCAACCGCCACATGGCCAGCATGCACGAGAACATCTCCAACTTCTACTCCGACGTCTACGCCTGCCCCGTCTGCCAGGAGACCTTCCGGCTCAGCCAGGCGCTCAAGGACCACCTGAAGACCCACAAGACCGAGCCGAAGAGGCTGAGCTGCTTCCAGGACGACTGCGGCTACTGCAGCGAAGACCGCAAGGAGTTCATCCGCCACCTCAAGGAGGCCCACAGCATCAGGGCGGTGGAGTGCAAGTACCACGCCTGCTCCCTGCTCTTTGGCACGGCCGAGGCCATGGAAGCTCACCGCAAAACCCACTACGCCTTCCACTGCCAGCAGTGTGACTTCGTCTGCTCCAACAAGCACATCTTCCGCAAGCACAAGAAGCAAGGGCACCCCGGCAGCGAGCACCTGCAGTGCGGCTTCTGCCCCTATGCCACCTTCAACCCCGTGCAGTTCCACGACCACGTGGGGAAGATGCACGCCAACGAGAAGATCCACAAGTGCACCGAGTGCAGCTTCGCCACGGCGCACAAGAGAGTGCTCATCCGTCACATGCTGCTGCACACGG GGGAAAAGCCTCACAAGTGTGAGCTCTGTGACTTCACCTGCCGGGACGTGAGCTACCTGTCCAAGCACATGCTCACCCATTCCAACGACAAGAACTACATGTGCACTGAGTGTGGGTACGTCACCAAGTGGAAGCACTACTTGAACGTGCACATGAGGAAGCACACCGGAGACCTCAG GTATCAGTGCAACCAGTGTTCGTACCGCTGCCACCGGGCAGACCAGCTGAGCAGCCACAAACTGCGCCACCAGGGCAAGAGCCTGATCTGCGAGGTGTGCGGCTTTGCCTGCAAGCGCAAGTACGAGCTGCAGAAGCACATGCAGGTGAAGCACTCGCAGAACTACCAGATGCCCGTCTTCCAGTGCCAGTATTGCAGCTACCAGACCAAGTACAAGCAGGCCCTCCTCAACCACGAGAACTGCAAGCACACCAAGCAGAAGGAGTTCCGCTGCGCCCTCTGCTCCTACTGCACCTTCAGCAACACCAGCCTCTTCTTCCACAAGCGCAAGGCCCATGGCTACGTGCCCGGCGACAAGGACTGGCTGGAGAACTACGCCAGCAAGGAGCTGGAGATCAGCTCAGCAGACGTGCTGCTGAACTACGACATCAGCGTGGCTCTGAGGTCCGACTCCAACTCCTCCCTGTCCGGGAAGGAGCTCTGGCAGAAAAGCAAACTCTCTGCCGTGGAACCCCAGCAAGAGGCTTCTCAGCAGGCTTTCGTTGTGCCCCTCCTTGACCGTGCCGCTGGGCAGCTGGGAGGCAGCGCTGAGATGGCGCGTGGACTGGCAGAGGAAGAGAGGGGTCCTTCCACCGACATGGGCCCCCTGGAAGATTCCCGTGCGCAGGCCTCGTGCGCGATGGCGGAGGACTCGGGGATGCTGAATGATGCCGGCGACGCTGTCGAAAGCTGCACGTTGCACTTGGAGACGCTGGACGTCTCGGCAGACTCTGTGCTGAGGCTCGGGGCCAGCGAGCCTCCGGCAGCCCAGCCAGAGAATGCAGATGCCCTGAGCTGCAAGGACCCGGCCTATGACGTTCTGAGCTCGCAGGACGCGCTGGTCCTGGAAGAGAACGACAACGGGCTCGAAGACGTCCCTGACTTCGAGGAAGAGCCGGAGGTCCAAGGGCAGGAGAGGCTGGAGGGCAGTGCTGGCGGCTTGGCCTGTACCGCAAATGCAGCAGAGAGACACGAAAAGGACACTCAGCGGGGGCCTGAGGATCGCTGCGACGGGCAGTGCTCCGACGTGCCCAGCATGGCCTCCGATCCCAACGCAGTGCCAGAGACTAGAGAGGCCAGTATGCAAGAGGCCTGGTTTAGCATCATAAAGCCAGCTGAGCAGGGCCATTTTTCTGCCCCCGGAGACCCAGCCTCCCCGTGCGCCGAGGCCAAGGCGGGGCCGCCGTCGGAGTTGGTGCTGAAAGCTCTCCGGAAGCAGGACAAGGAGCAAGCGGAAACGCTGGTCTTAGAAGGGAGGGTGCAGATGCTGGTGGTTCAGTCGGAGAGCCAGATCTTCAAGTGCGAGACGTGCTCCTACATCACGCGGAAGGAGAAGTCCATGGCCCTGCATGTCAAGGCCGGCTGCCAGAGCCGGAAATCCCCGCTGGTGTGTCGGGAGTGCGGTGCCAGCTTTAAGCAGCAGCGGGGACTCAACACCCACCTCCTCAAGAAGTGCCCCGTGATCCTGAGAAAGAACAAGCCGCTAAAGCCCGCCGTTCAGGAGCAGCCGGGCAGTGCAGGCGTGGAGAATGGCAGAGGAGGCTCGGAGGACGGGGAAGCGAGCAGCATTCCCAAGCCCCCCTGGGAGCTAGATCGGGTGCCTGTGAAAGCATCCTCCACGAGCAGGCCCTTCCCCGAGGCACCGTCGGTGggcagcccagcccccagcaAGGCACTTGAGGATGCAGCTGAGACCACGGTGGCAGAACTGCCCGTGCCAGGAGACCGTGCCCAAGTGGAGGAAGCCAAGTGTCCGTCCCTGCCTGAGAAATACCGGCTGGAGCAGGGAAAGCTCCACTGCAACGCCTGCTCTTTCGTCTGCTCCAGGGTCTCCACCATCAGCTCCCACGTGGAGGACGGGTGCCGGAGCCTGGAGCAGTTCCGATGCTCCCTGTGCTCAGAGGCCTTCCGGTCCAGGCGGGCCCTGAAAAGCCACCAGTTGGAAAAGCACGTCAAGCTGGAGTCCTCCCGGCCTGCGGGAGAGGAAGGCAGCGCACGCGCCAGGCCGCTGGAGGAAGGAGCGGCTCCGGATGGGCCCCGAGAGACCAGACCAGCCGGCAAAGGGAAGGGCCAGCCCAGCAAGGCCGTGGGCGTGACGGCTGCCAGGAAAGCTGCCCGGTGCAAGAGGCGGCGCTTCTCCTGCCCCACCTGCCCCTTCACCTGCCACCAGGAGCGGGCCATGAAGACGCACAAGAAGCGAGGCTGCGTCAAGCTGGACGAGTTCCACTGCCCCGCGTGCCCCTTCACCTCCAAGGGGGCCAACGCCCTGCGGCTGCACCGCAGGCTACACCGCAAGTACCGCAGCAAGCGGCCCCCGCTGCAGTGCCGGCAGTGCGACTTCACCTGCAAGCAGGCCCGCTGCCTCCGCCAGCACGTCCACATCAAGCACGAGGGGGTGAAGCCCCACAAGTGCCTCTACTGCGACTTCAGCACCACGCGGCGCTACCGGCTGGAGGCCCACGAGTCGCTGCACACCGGGGTGGGCCGGATCGCCTGCAGCGTCTGCAGCCAGACCTTCGGCACCAACTCCAAGCTGCGCATCCACAACCTGCGGGTCCACGAGAAGAAACCCACGCACTTCTGCCTCCTGTGTGACTACAGCGGCTACCTGCAGAACGACATCACCCGCCACGTGAACAGCTGCCACCGGGGGGAGCTGCAGTTCTCCTGCGCGCGCTGCGAGGCCCGCTTCAGCTCCGAGACGGCCCTCAAGCAGCACGTGCTGCGCCGGCACGAGGAGAAAGTCTCCCACCGCTGCCCGCACTGCAGCTTCGTGTGCCACAGCGAGGCCACGCTCAAGTGCCACGCCCAGAAGCAGCACCCCCACCTGGAGTGCGGCACCTGCAAGGAGATCTTCGCCAGCCGGGAGGCGCTGGAGGAGCACAAGACGCTGCACTTCAGCCACCGCTGCGACCACTGCAGCTTCGCCGCCAAGGAGCGGCAGCAGCTGGTGCGTCACTACGTGGAGAGCCACGAGCCCGCCGCGGCGCAGGACAGGCCGCTCAAGTGTCCCTTCTGCGACTTCGCCTGCCACCACCAGCTGGTCTTCGACCACCACGTGAAGGGCCACGGGGGCACCCGCGTCTACAAGTGCGCCGACTGCGACTACACCACCAAGAACAAGCAGAAGATCACATGGCACATCAGGATCCACACCGGAGAGAAGCCGTACAAGTGTCAGCTGTGCAAGTACGCCTGCGCTGACCCCTCGCGCCTAAAG tacCACATGCGAATCCATAAGGAGGAACGAAAGTACCTTTGTCCGGACTGCGGCTACAAGTGCAAATGGGTGAATCAGCTGAAGTATCACATGACCAAACACACAG GTCTCAAGCCCTACCAGTGTGATGAGTGTGAGTACTGCACCAACCGAGCCGACGCGCTGCGCATCCACAAGGAGACACGGCACCGCGACACCCGCTCCTTCATCTGCGAGCAGTGCGGCAAGGCCTTCAAGACCCGCTTCCTCCTCAAGACCCACCTGAAGAAACACAGCGAGGAGAAGCCTTACGTCTGCAACGTCTGCCACCGTGGCTTCCGCTGGGCGGCTGGCCTGCGCCACCACTACCTCACCCACACCAACGAGCACCCCTTCTTCTGCCGCTACTGCAGCTACAAGGCCAAGCAGAAGTTCCAGGTCATCAAACACATCCAGCGGCACCACCCCGACTGCGGCCCGGGCGACCTCAGCCAAGGGGTCGGCAAGGACGCCAGCACCCCCACGCTGCACCTCCATGACGTCCAGCTGGAGCCCCCCAAACCGGAAGGCGAGGACGCGGTCCAGTCATCGGGGCAGGGCTAG